From the genome of Deltaproteobacteria bacterium IMCC39524:
AATGCTAACAAACTTAAGCTTATGGCAACTTTTTTGAAAAAAATATTTAGGCCGACAACAAGCTCTTCACAGAAGAGCCTAGTCTCATCTTTTTGTTTGGCAACTCTGATACTGCTCTGCTCGATCACCTCTGCATGGGCATGGCCGATGGACAGCCAGTGGTTTCCCTTGACTCAAGGCTACGCGCCAATACATGACCCTCTTGGTGATGCAGGAGGGGAACGTAATGTTGTCCCTGAAGACGGTTCCCTTGCTGCAGCCTACGTCTACAATGATGGAGTTAATGCCTTTTATCGTATCCGCTTGGATGACAGCGCAGAAGGGTCAGGCGGACAAGGTTATCTCAGGCCTTTCAGTTGGGGCTTCGAAATAGATACTGATCAAAATGCAGATGATTACGAATGGCTGATCATCATCAACGGCTTAGTTTCAAACGAAGTCATTGAACTTCGTCAGAATACTGTCCGAAGCCAGCTGGGTGACCCTTCTGACAAAGCTGAATATCTTGCCGCTTGGTACCCGGTAGCCGGAAATCATCGCATAGTCCCTGCTGGAAGCTGCTACAACGGCCCCAACCCTGACGGTAGCTGCAACGTTGACAACGATGACCTTGACTATTTCCTTGACTGGAAGTTGCCAACGGCCGTGTTAAAGGCAGCTACAGGCATCACCGACGACAATTTAATCCGCTATTTTGTTGGCAGCACCAGCGCGGACAACAACCTCACGGAGAGTGGTGCTGATCTCGTTGGAGGATCTGATCTGTACACAGGTCTGTCCGACTTCATAACCCTTTCAGGGGCCCTACCTCAAAGCTTGACGTTCTACAACGGCAAGGTTCGCCTCGTTGATGACCTTAACGGTGCCTTCGACATGAACCTTGCCACCCCCGGAGACACGCTTTATATCCGCGTTGACGATCTAGACCTCAACATCGATACGCTTCCAATTGGCGAGATCGTTGTGACCGTAACCTCCCCAACTGGAGATACGGAACGTGTCACCCTCTACTCAACAGGTATCCAGGGCAAATACACAGGCTCGCTCTCTACGAACACAACTGACAGCGACGGCACTCTGCATATCCTCGACGGACAAACGGCTACTGTCGTCTACGAAGAAGCCATTGATGCCAACCTGAATCAAAATGTAACCGGTGGGGACAATACAGCTACAATCCTCTTTGCTTCGAACGGCACTGACCTTGAGGTGCTCAAGACAGTTGACAACGAAGCCCCAATCGAGAATGAAATCATAACATTCACAATTTCAGTAACAAATAACGGCCCCAGTAACGCCACAAGCCTGACTATCTCTGATGTTCTACCGACTGGCCTCACCTACAGTAGCCACACTCCCAGCCTGGAAAGTTATGATGACACTACCGGCGTCTGGGCGATTTCTTCCAGCTTGGCAGATGGCGCGACAGCAACCCTAAGCCTCAGCGCCACGGTCGATCCCGGAACCAATGGGAAAACCCTGACCAATAACGCCACCCTTACAGCCAGCACACCGAACGATGGTTTCGCTGAGAACAACACCGACAGCGCCTCTGTGCGTGTCGGAGGGACCGATCTTCGCATCACGAAATCCGTCGATGACCCTTTACCTCTGGAAGGAGACACAATTGTCTACACCGTCCGAGTTCTCAACCTCGGTCCGGCGAATACAACAGGTGTGCAGGTGACAGATCAACTGCCACCGGGTGTGTCCTATGTGAGCTACACTGCCAATCAGGGTACTTACGTGAGCGGAACAGGTTTATGGGATGTCGGCAGTCTCAACAGCGGGGCCGGTGCTTTGCTCCGAATCACTGCAACCGTCGATTTGGGCACCGTAGGTCAGGTTATCACCAACACAGCAAATTTGACGGTAACCGACCAACCGGATACGAACTCTGCCAACGACAGCGACAGCGCCTCGATCAAGGTGGAATATCTCGATCTGACTCTCGAGAAAGAGGTTCGCAGGTATTCGCCCACGACCTCCTCTTTCGGCGACAGCGTCGCAGCAGACGTCAATAACACCGTCGAGTTCCTC
Proteins encoded in this window:
- a CDS encoding DUF11 domain-containing protein → MATLILLCSITSAWAWPMDSQWFPLTQGYAPIHDPLGDAGGERNVVPEDGSLAAAYVYNDGVNAFYRIRLDDSAEGSGGQGYLRPFSWGFEIDTDQNADDYEWLIIINGLVSNEVIELRQNTVRSQLGDPSDKAEYLAAWYPVAGNHRIVPAGSCYNGPNPDGSCNVDNDDLDYFLDWKLPTAVLKAATGITDDNLIRYFVGSTSADNNLTESGADLVGGSDLYTGLSDFITLSGALPQSLTFYNGKVRLVDDLNGAFDMNLATPGDTLYIRVDDLDLNIDTLPIGEIVVTVTSPTGDTERVTLYSTGIQGKYTGSLSTNTTDSDGTLHILDGQTATVVYEEAIDANLNQNVTGGDNTATILFASNGTDLEVLKTVDNEAPIENEIITFTISVTNNGPSNATSLTISDVLPTGLTYSSHTPSLESYDDTTGVWAISSSLADGATATLSLSATVDPGTNGKTLTNNATLTASTPNDGFAENNTDSASVRVGGTDLRITKSVDDPLPLEGDTIVYTVRVLNLGPANTTGVQVTDQLPPGVSYVSYTANQGTYVSGTGLWDVGSLNSGAGALLRITATVDLGTVGQVITNTANLTVTDQPDTNSANDSDSASIKVEYLDLTLEKEVRRYSPTTSSFGDSVAADVNNTVEFLITVNNNGPHDATGIEVTDTIPVGLTYVATSASVSTGIYNSATGLWTLGNLNDKDDATLVFQATVDTGTEGQTLVNEAEITDVDQPDSTPGDEYDTASVTVDGTDLKISKSVSDQTPNVGDTITWTITIQNNGPNQATSVVVTDLLPDGVTYVTSKGKVVHTVTQGTFNDSAGTWDVGTLETPPTTPYSATLTFDTTVDTGTTGETIVNNAFITGADQADPEDSNNVASEYIAVGGTDLGITKTVNDITPNVGQDIVYTLTVTNNGPSDASNVIVNDLLPPELDYVSHTPTATNYNSATGVWDIGSLNNGSSTTLDITATVLNEDDNLEITNTAEVSATEADQDTSNNIAAIDITVNATDLSITKTVDNNVPNEGTLITYTLTTTNNSTNDASNVEVDDILPAGLTLVTSAPSQGAYSAGLWLIGDIAGNSSATLTITAVVNPGTASTTITNTAEITALDQIDTDSTNDISSVDITPVLAPIINLRKTVQTTYDPVNGSLNPYAIPGALVEYTITATNTGSAGTASNSVTLSDPVPANTAIYVGPAGGTTSPVTFSDGNSLTPALADSGLAYNFIDLESLSDDLEFYNGTTWNYVPSPDTDGYDNNIQSFRINFGNAINGASGGNTPTFEVKFSVRVQ